The Paenibacillus sp. BIC5C1 DNA segment GAGATGATATAGTGTTCTGAATCTGCTGCATTAGGGTGATAACGTCCTCTGCTGTTGCTTGGCCTGTATTGACAATGAAATTGGCATGCATGGTGGATACCTGTGCGCCTCCCTGAGTCATACCTTTTAACCCCGCTGCTTCAATCAGACGGGCGGCATGATCACCAGGGGGATTCCGGAACACGCTGCCAGCACACGCCATCTGCAGTGGCTGTGTACGGCGTCTACGGTCTTTATAAGCCGCCATCGATTCCGAAATGACTTTGCGTTCACCCTGCTGGAGTGCAAATGTAGCCTCCAGCACGATGCCTCTCCGGTCATGCAGAACAGAGTGGCGATAGGCAAATTCCATGTCCTCCTTGCTGTAACGTACCAATTCCCCTGTCTCCAGTACAATCTCAGCGGATTGAAATATCCGTGACACATCCGATCCATGGGCACCAGCATTCATATACACGGCTCCGCCGACCGTTCCGGGGATGCCGCTGCCAAATTCCAAACCGGTCCACTCTTTCTTCGCAGCAACAACACTGAGTTTAACAAAGGAATGTGCTGCTCCGGCGGTCACCCCGCCCTCGTGAAACTCGGCATAATCAAAGCCTTCTCCCGGTTTCACGACAACTCCGCGTATTCCCTTGTCAGAGACCAGCATGTTTGAACCCCGTCCAAGCTGCATCCATGGGATCTGATGCATGTGCAGCAATTGGATGAGATTGACCATCTGCTCCTTGTTTTCCGGTATGACCAGCGCATCTGCAGGACCGCCGATCTTCCATGTGGTGTATTTGGCTAGCGGCTCGTTTTCAAGAACTTTGCCGACATTGTTCTGGGATAGTAACGATATCCACTGCTGCATATTAACATCCTCCTTTACTTCAAAACCGATGAGCACGGCAGCTTTCGTTGCTGCAAGCCGTGTTGCGGCGCCATGGAACGATTATCACGATTTATAGGGTATCTTATGTCAGTCCCGCCGTGTGTGTGACAATCGCCCAAAATGCACTTTAACGCCCTGCAGCAAGACGCCGAATCTCGCTCACAAGCACCTCGGCTGCATCAGGTTTTCCCAGTTCCCGGGAAGCTTTCGCCATCCTTTTGCGCGCCGCTTCGTCATTCATAATTTCAGCAATCGCTTGATATAGCGCCTGGCCTGTCAGATCCTTCTCCAGCATCGTAAGCGATGCACCGCCACCCTCAAGCGTACGAGCATTCGCCTCCTGATGATTATTCGTCACGTTAGGTGACGGAATCAGGATGGACGGAATACCGAGAGATGTAATCTCGGCAAGGAATGATGCACCTGCACGATTTACGATCAGCGACGTGCATGCCAGAACCTCGGGCATGTTGTGTACGTAAGGCAGCACATGCAGATGATTTGGCATTGTTCCAAGGGAACTGCGGATTGCCTCACGCGTTTCATCAAAATAAGAATCACCAGTCACGTAGACCACGTGCACATCTTCAAGCTTGGCCAGCATCGGTGCCATATCCACCATGGCTTTATTGATTGCTTTCGCACCACGGCTACCACCGACCACAAGAACAACACGGCTGTCCATAGGTACACCCAATGTCGCAAATCCACGATCGCGGCTGGCCTGGGCTACCGTTGTAGCTCTTGGATTACCGGTATACACAACCTTTTTGGCTCCAGAGAATGCTTTTTCCGACCCCTCAAAACTAACAGCTACCGTGTCCACATACCGAGTAAGGAACTTGTTCGTTAACCCGGGGATGGCATTTTGCTCATGAATAACACTTGGAATGCCAAGTTTGGCTGCTGCATAAACGACAGGCCCACACACATAGCCCCCTGTACCGATGACGACATCGGGTTTGAATTCCTTGAGCATTTTCTTGGCTTTGCGTACACCTTGCAAAAATCTCATGACAGTCTTCACGTTGTCAAAGGACAATTTCCGGCGAAAACCTGTAATGTCAATCGATTGAAACGGAATATTCTCTTGTGGCACCAGTTTGCTTTCCAGTCCACGGGTACCACCGATATATAAAAATGTCGAGTCGGGATTCTCCGCCTCACATTGCCTTGCTATAGCAACGGCCGGATAGATATGTCCACCGGTACCGCCGCCGCTTAGAACGACTCGCATCGTACATTCACCTCGCATAACGGGATAAGTTCAATAATATGCCTAACGCTGTCAACATCAAGGTCAGAGATGAACCGCCATAACTGATAAGCGGCAGTGTAATCCCCGTAACCGGCATAAGCCCGATCACAACGCCAATGTTGATAATGACCTGCACAGCCACCATACCCACAATACCTACGCCCAAAAGGCTGCCAAAGGCATCTGGTACCGTCATCGCTACGCGCATCCCTCTCCACACCAGGACCAGGAACAGCAATAATACAATCATTCCACCAATAAAGCCAAGCTCTTCAGCCAAAATGGAAAAAATAAAATCCGTTTGCGGCTCGGGTACGTAGCTGTATTTTTGTCGACTCATACCCAGCCCCAATCCCGCAAGTCCTCCGGGGCCGATTGCATATAAAGATTGAATAATCTGATATCCGGCACCAAGTGGATCAGACCACGGATCCAAAAAAGCTGTTATTCGCTGCAATCTGTAAGGAGCTGCCGCAATCAATGCGGCAAATCCAGCTACACCGCCCAGGGCAAGAAGCAAGAGATGCTTCATCCGTGCTCCTGCTGTGAAAATAATCAGCATGGATGCACCCAGCATTACTGTGCCTGTCCCCAAATCGGGCTGAAGCATAATGATACCAAAGGCCAAACCAATCAAGCCGAGCGGTGGCAGAAGCCCCGTCGTGAACGTTTTGATTTTGCCAGGTTCCTTGCTTAACCAGTGAGCCAGAAACAGGATCATCCCCAGTTTCATGAATTCTGAAGGTTGTATGCCGAATGAGCCAATGCCCAACCAGCTTCGTGCCCCTCCCCGAACTACTCCGATGCCAGGAATCAGCACCGCAATCAGCATTATAAAACAGGCAATCAGTATAGGCTTGGCATACTTTCTCCAGACCCGGTAGTCCACATTTGCTGTAACAAACATGGCAGCAAGTCCAAGTCCAGCGAACAGCAGCTGTCTTTTGACAAAGTAAAATGAATCACCATAGTCATGAAAAGCAAGCACCGAGCCCGCACTGTATACCATAATAATGCCGATGGCAAGCAATGCCAGAATACAAATTAGGAGCCAGAAATCCGGCGCCGGTCGCGTCTGTTTCATCAGGAGGCCACCCCTTGCATGGAAGTAGGGGCTTTTCCACCCCCCTACTTACAAGTTATGCGCCGCCTCTTTAAAAATGCGTCCCCGCTCTTCATAGGAAGCAAACATGTCCCAGCTTGCACACGCCGGCGATAACAAGACCACATCACCCGGAGCTGCAAACTGTGAAGCTTCCTGCACCGCAGCGGTTAACGTCCGGGCAGCGTCCTCCTCATTATCGACGACCTTAATTTGCTTTAATCCCGCCAGTTCCGCGACCTTGGCAATTTTCTCTCGTGTCTCTCCAAGAGCAACCACAGCTTTCACCCGCTCCTGGAACAATGGCAGCAATTCCATCATGTCTGAACCACGATCCAGTCCGCCGGCTATGAGAACGACCGGTTCCTTGAAGGAGTTCAGCGCCATTACGGTTGCTTTGGAGTTGGTTGCTTTGGAGTTGTTGTAATAGCCCGCTCCATTATGTTCAAGTACATACTCAAGACGGTGTTCAACCCCCTTGAAGTCAGCCAATGGCGCAGCAAGCACAGACGGATCGGCTCCAGCGGACACAGCAATAGCTACTGCTGCCAATGCGTTTCCCACATTGAATCGTCCCGGGATGCCGATGTCTTCCACATCAATAATGATGTGATGGTTGCCCTGACCGTCTGCATAGACCACCTGGCGCTTCACATCATCCTCTTCCCCGTCCACATAAGGAGGATCAGCATATACCCCTGCTTCAAGCTTCTCTGTCAGCGAGAATGGGAGCAGTTTTGCTTTGATATAAGGAACCAGTCCGCGGCATACCGGATCATCCCAGTTCAGGATAGCTACATCCTCTGGTTGTTGGTTGGAGAACAATTTGGCTTTGGAAGCCACATAATCATCCATGTTCCCATGGTAATCCAAATGAGTCTCCGCCACGTTTAGCAAACTCGCAATGCGCGGACGGAAATCGGATGTGCCTTTCAGTTGGAAACTGCTAAGCTCCACCACCATCCAGTTATCCACAGAAGCCTGCTCTGCCGCCTCACACAATGGCGTTCCAATATTACCGGCAACGATGGGTTTCAAACCGGCAAGCTCCAACATGTTGCCTACCCACGTTGTTGTGGTCGTTTTCCCATTAGAGCCAGTGATCCCAATCATAGGCGCAGCGCATAGATGATATGCCACTTCTACCTCGGTCACTACTTCAATACCTAATGCGAGTGCTTGTTGCACAGGAGGCGCTTGATAGGGAATGCCCGGATTTTTGACTACAAGCTTCACATCACTATGAATTAGGTCGTCCGGATGTCCACCGCATACAACAGAAATTCCCAAAGCCTCCAATTCGGATGCTTCGGGACACTGTTCTCTCTCTTTTTTATCATTAACTGTAACGATTGCGCCGGCACGATCCAGCACTTTGGCGACCTGCACGCCGCTCTTGGCCAGTCCAAGCACAACCACTTGTTGCCCACGATATGATTCAGGATGATTCATTGTTTACAACCCCTTGTTGAGATAAAGTCCAAGAGCGGCCAAAATGGCACCTACCGCCCAAAAAGTAATGACAACTCGCCATTCCGACCAGCCACTCAGTTCAAAATGATGATGAATCGGGCTCATTTTGAATACACGTTTGCCACGAGTTTTGAATGATACCACTTGAATAATGACGGACAGGATTTCGATGACGAAAATACCGCCAATGATGACAAAAAGAAGTTCTGTTTTCGTCACAATGGCGACGGCACCAATCGCACCACCAATTCCGAGTGAACCTGTATCTCCCATAAACACTTTGGCCGGGTGTGCGTTATATACCAGGAATCCAAGTACCGCACCAATCATCGCCGCCGCACATACTGCTGCTGGCATGGATGTTGCCTGCATCGCCACAATGGCAAATGCCCCAAATGCGATGGCGCTCACGCCGGACAGTAAGCCGTCCAAACCATCGGTAAAGTTAACTGCATTCGTGATGGCAAGCATCATGAATACCACAAACGGATAGTAGAACCATCCCGTCCAGTCGAAGGAGACTGATGTACCCGGAATCGATATGGCTGTACTGTGTCCATTCTGGATCAGCAAGTAGCACATCACGGCACTGAAGAACAGCTGACCTATCATCTTTTGTCTAGCCGTCAGCCCCAGTGAACGCTTGAATACAATCTTGATGTAATCATCCAGGAAGCCAATCAGGCCGAAGCCGAGTGTAGCCACGAGCAGGACGTAAAAGTCCGTATTTTTGACCGCTGAAAATTTCAAAAAGGCCAATGTGAACGCGAGTAAAATAACTACTCCGCCCATTGTAGGCGTTCCGCTTTTTTTCAGATGGCTCTGTGGCCCATCTTCCCGAACCTGCTGTCCGAACTTCATTCGACGCAGCAATGGAATCAAGAGCGGTGCAGCAATCACCGCCAAAATAAATGAAACACCGATTGTTAACAGTAATACCTGGAAATCCATGGGTTCACCCCTCTAGTCTACTCTATTCTGTAATGGAGCTATTTTTAGCGCTTCGACCACATCCTCAAGCTTCATGCCACGGGAGGCCTTAAATAAGACAACGTCTCTGGATTGGAGATTCTCCAGTAGATATCGGGTCAATTCTTCCTTGCTCTCAAAAGTGTGTACGGCTTCTGCTGGCATGTTTTGTCTTGCTCCTTCTGCAATACTCGCAGATAAAGGGCCATAAGCCAGCACCATATTCATTTTGTCGAGTGTGATATATTCACCGATTCCCCGATGGAGGTCATGCTCCTGAGGCCCCAGTTCCAGCATATCACCGAGCACGGCTACTTTGATCCGATACCCCTTGAGGCCCTCCAGCACATCCACAGCGGCTTTCATGGAGGTTGGACTAGCGTTGTAAGCATCATTAAGCATGGTCAAACCACTGACGCCGTTAATAATCTCGATGCGCATGCCGGTTAATTTCAGACGTGACAGTCCTGCTATAATCTGTTCAGCAGCCACTCCAAAATGACGGGTAACCGCTAATGCAGCAAGACAGTTGACCACATTATGTGTTCCCAATAACGGGAGTGTAAGAGCACCCTCTCCAGACTGCTTGGTGGTAAACGCGACCCCACTCTGTACATTCATAATTCCAGTTGGATAATCATCGTTATCTGTCTGCAAGCCAAATGTATACCGCTGAAGTCCTTCAGGCAGCTTCGTTACTGGCTCTGCCAGAACCTGCTCAATTAACGGTTCGTCGCCGTTGTATACCAGCAATCCACCTGGTTTCATACCAGCAGCAATTTCAACTTTTGCCCGAGCAATCTCCAATCGAGATCCCAGTTGAAGGAGATGGGATTCTCCAATATTCGTGATGATTGCGACATCCGGCTGAGCAATTAAAGATAATTCTTCAATCTCCCCTCGGCCGCTCATACCCATCTCCAGAATGACGATCTCAGTGTCCGGTTCCATGCTAAGTACGGTAAGTGGCAAACCAATATGGTTATTGAAGTTGCCTTGGGTCTTATGCACTTTGAACGTTGTAGAGAGAATAGCATCCACAATGTCCTTTGTTGTTGTTTTACCATTGCTACCTGTAATGCCTACAACGGAGGCCTTGTTTTCTCTTAAATAGGAGGACGCAAGCTTCTGCAATGCAACCAGGGTATCCTCCACAATAATCACCGCACCTTGAGGTGCAATTCCGTGATCCTTTTGCCATAATGCCCCGGCAGCGCCCTTCTCTACACAGGTTTGCACAAATTCGTGTCCGTCAAACCTTTCGCCAACAAGCGGGATAAAGAGACTGCCTTGAACTGGCTTACGCGAATCTGTAAATACACCCTCAACACCAACATCACCATAAGCAGCAACGTCAGTTAGTGTTCCTCCACACATCTCGGCCAATTGTGCCAATGTTCTTTTTATCAATTGGATTTGCCCCTTATCGCTTCTTTCGCTATGATCCGATCGTCAAAGTCCGTCTTGGTTGTGCCGATAATTTGATAGGTCTCATGCCCCTTACCCGCAATCAATACTACATCGGCAGTGCTTGCCATTTCAATAGCTTCATGAATCGCCTGGCGCCGATCCACAATCATCGTATAACGGTCAGGTTGAATGGCATCTTCAATCAGGCCCTGTTCAATATCCTTGAGGATCAGATCGGGATCTTCTGTCCGCGGATTATCGGAAGTGACAAATACGATATCACTGTACTTCGCTGCAATTTTACCCATTAGAGGCCGCTTCGTACGATCTCGGTCACCACCACATCCAAATACACAGATCACACGTCCTTCAGCAAATTCCTTCACCGTCCGCAATACGTTCTCCAGACCATCTGGGGTATGAGCGTAGTCAACAATAACAGCAAAAGACTGCCCTTCATCAACAGCCTCAACACGTCCATCTACGCCGGGTACCGTCTCCAAGCTTCGTTTGATCTCCTCCAGCGGAATGCCTTCAACCAGAGCAGCAGCGATGGCAGCCATTGCGTTATACACATTGAATTTGCCTACCATGCGTAAACGAATATCGGTGCCGCCTCTGAATGTATCTACATGGAAAGAAGTACCTTGCGAGGTAATTGAAATTTGGGATGCGCGTACATCCGCATTTTCCTCCATGCCGTATGTAATGACTTCAGCTGCAGTTACAGATATAAAATAGGCTGCAGCTGGATCATCTGCATTGATCACTGCAAATTTGCGTTTGGAAACATCTGCGGTATATCCGTTACCCAACCGTGCAAAAAACAGTCCTTTGGCTCCGCGATATTCCTCCATGGAATGATGGTAATCCAGATGATCCTGCGTCAGATTGGTAAATACAGCCGTGCGGAATTCCGTCCCCTTTACCCGACCTTGCTCCAAAGCGTGGGAGGAAACTTCCATAACACAACAGTCCGTGCCAGCTTGAACCATATCATTCAGACTGCGCTGCAGATCAAGTGCTTCCGGTGTAGTGCCTGACATCGGGTACGTGCGCCCGTCATAGCGCATTTGAATGGTCCCGATTAATCCTGTTTTTTGACCAAAGTCACTCATGATTTTTTCAATTAAATAGGTAGTTGTTGTTTTTCCGTTAGTTCCCGTTACACCAATCATATTCATCTTGCGGCTTGGCGAGTCAAAAAAGGAATCCGCCAGTACAGCCATAGCGAAACGGCTGTCTTTTACCAGCAACTGCGGAACAGGCAGATCCAGCTCTCGTTCCACAACCAGAGCAACAGCTCCAGTGTTTACAGCCTTCTCAGCATAGTCATGTCCGTCAACCGTATGCCCTGGAAGACAGATAAACAGATCTCCCGGTTGTACCTGGCGAGAATCTGTCTGTAGGTTTTGACATTCTGTATTTGGTTCGCCAATGACACGGGCGGTTGTCAGCAATGATGAAAGTTGTTTTAAAAGCACATGAATAACCTCACTTCTCCAAGTTTACTTCAATTTCAACAGTTCTCTGTAATCATTAATATCGTCAACACAGCCAATTAATGAAACGCAACTCAGTGCATTTTGTTGCGGTGGGGATCAAGAGCCCCATCAGGGCTCTTGTCCTTCCTCCTTGGTATGATCATGAATATCATTCAGAACATCACCCATATAGATCCGTATAGTAGAACCCTGATCAACCCGTGCCCCTGGCTTTGGAGCCTGGTTAATGACATATTTCCCACTGCCGGATTTGGCCAGCATAAAGTTCATATTCAGATCCTCATACAGGTCTTCGACCGTGGCTCCTGTCAGATCGGGAACCGTCACGATTTTCGTTTCTCCATACTTGTATTCTTTGGCTACCTGATCCTTCCGAACCGGAACATTCATATAATGCAGTGCATCCTCCAGAATGTTCTGTACGATCGGTGCGGCAACCACGCCGCCGAACTGAATTCCTTTCGGGTTATCCACC contains these protein-coding regions:
- the murB gene encoding UDP-N-acetylmuramate dehydrogenase; this encodes MQQWISLLSQNNVGKVLENEPLAKYTTWKIGGPADALVIPENKEQMVNLIQLLHMHQIPWMQLGRGSNMLVSDKGIRGVVVKPGEGFDYAEFHEGGVTAGAAHSFVKLSVVAAKKEWTGLEFGSGIPGTVGGAVYMNAGAHGSDVSRIFQSAEIVLETGELVRYSKEDMEFAYRHSVLHDRRGIVLEATFALQQGERKVISESMAAYKDRRRRTQPLQMACAGSVFRNPPGDHAARLIEAAGLKGMTQGGAQVSTMHANFIVNTGQATAEDVITLMQQIQNTISSQNGINLVPEVFVVGER
- the murG gene encoding undecaprenyldiphospho-muramoylpentapeptide beta-N-acetylglucosaminyltransferase, which translates into the protein MRVVLSGGGTGGHIYPAVAIARQCEAENPDSTFLYIGGTRGLESKLVPQENIPFQSIDITGFRRKLSFDNVKTVMRFLQGVRKAKKMLKEFKPDVVIGTGGYVCGPVVYAAAKLGIPSVIHEQNAIPGLTNKFLTRYVDTVAVSFEGSEKAFSGAKKVVYTGNPRATTVAQASRDRGFATLGVPMDSRVVLVVGGSRGAKAINKAMVDMAPMLAKLEDVHVVYVTGDSYFDETREAIRSSLGTMPNHLHVLPYVHNMPEVLACTSLIVNRAGASFLAEITSLGIPSILIPSPNVTNNHQEANARTLEGGGASLTMLEKDLTGQALYQAIAEIMNDEAARKRMAKASRELGKPDAAEVLVSEIRRLAAGR
- the spoVE gene encoding stage V sporulation protein E — encoded protein: MKQTRPAPDFWLLICILALLAIGIIMVYSAGSVLAFHDYGDSFYFVKRQLLFAGLGLAAMFVTANVDYRVWRKYAKPILIACFIMLIAVLIPGIGVVRGGARSWLGIGSFGIQPSEFMKLGMILFLAHWLSKEPGKIKTFTTGLLPPLGLIGLAFGIIMLQPDLGTGTVMLGASMLIIFTAGARMKHLLLLALGGVAGFAALIAAAPYRLQRITAFLDPWSDPLGAGYQIIQSLYAIGPGGLAGLGLGMSRQKYSYVPEPQTDFIFSILAEELGFIGGMIVLLLFLVLVWRGMRVAMTVPDAFGSLLGVGIVGMVAVQVIINIGVVIGLMPVTGITLPLISYGGSSLTLMLTALGILLNLSRYAR
- the murD gene encoding UDP-N-acetylmuramoyl-L-alanine--D-glutamate ligase, with amino-acid sequence MNHPESYRGQQVVVLGLAKSGVQVAKVLDRAGAIVTVNDKKEREQCPEASELEALGISVVCGGHPDDLIHSDVKLVVKNPGIPYQAPPVQQALALGIEVVTEVEVAYHLCAAPMIGITGSNGKTTTTTWVGNMLELAGLKPIVAGNIGTPLCEAAEQASVDNWMVVELSSFQLKGTSDFRPRIASLLNVAETHLDYHGNMDDYVASKAKLFSNQQPEDVAILNWDDPVCRGLVPYIKAKLLPFSLTEKLEAGVYADPPYVDGEEDDVKRQVVYADGQGNHHIIIDVEDIGIPGRFNVGNALAAVAIAVSAGADPSVLAAPLADFKGVEHRLEYVLEHNGAGYYNNSKATNSKATVMALNSFKEPVVLIAGGLDRGSDMMELLPLFQERVKAVVALGETREKIAKVAELAGLKQIKVVDNEEDAARTLTAAVQEASQFAAPGDVVLLSPACASWDMFASYEERGRIFKEAAHNL
- the mraY gene encoding phospho-N-acetylmuramoyl-pentapeptide-transferase, coding for MDFQVLLLTIGVSFILAVIAAPLLIPLLRRMKFGQQVREDGPQSHLKKSGTPTMGGVVILLAFTLAFLKFSAVKNTDFYVLLVATLGFGLIGFLDDYIKIVFKRSLGLTARQKMIGQLFFSAVMCYLLIQNGHSTAISIPGTSVSFDWTGWFYYPFVVFMMLAITNAVNFTDGLDGLLSGVSAIAFGAFAIVAMQATSMPAAVCAAAMIGAVLGFLVYNAHPAKVFMGDTGSLGIGGAIGAVAIVTKTELLFVIIGGIFVIEILSVIIQVVSFKTRGKRVFKMSPIHHHFELSGWSEWRVVITFWAVGAILAALGLYLNKGL
- a CDS encoding UDP-N-acetylmuramoyl-tripeptide--D-alanyl-D-alanine ligase, which gives rise to MKRTLAQLAEMCGGTLTDVAAYGDVGVEGVFTDSRKPVQGSLFIPLVGERFDGHEFVQTCVEKGAAGALWQKDHGIAPQGAVIIVEDTLVALQKLASSYLRENKASVVGITGSNGKTTTKDIVDAILSTTFKVHKTQGNFNNHIGLPLTVLSMEPDTEIVILEMGMSGRGEIEELSLIAQPDVAIITNIGESHLLQLGSRLEIARAKVEIAAGMKPGGLLVYNGDEPLIEQVLAEPVTKLPEGLQRYTFGLQTDNDDYPTGIMNVQSGVAFTTKQSGEGALTLPLLGTHNVVNCLAALAVTRHFGVAAEQIIAGLSRLKLTGMRIEIINGVSGLTMLNDAYNASPTSMKAAVDVLEGLKGYRIKVAVLGDMLELGPQEHDLHRGIGEYITLDKMNMVLAYGPLSASIAEGARQNMPAEAVHTFESKEELTRYLLENLQSRDVVLFKASRGMKLEDVVEALKIAPLQNRVD
- a CDS encoding UDP-N-acetylmuramoyl-L-alanyl-D-glutamate--2,6-diaminopimelate ligase translates to MLLKQLSSLLTTARVIGEPNTECQNLQTDSRQVQPGDLFICLPGHTVDGHDYAEKAVNTGAVALVVERELDLPVPQLLVKDSRFAMAVLADSFFDSPSRKMNMIGVTGTNGKTTTTYLIEKIMSDFGQKTGLIGTIQMRYDGRTYPMSGTTPEALDLQRSLNDMVQAGTDCCVMEVSSHALEQGRVKGTEFRTAVFTNLTQDHLDYHHSMEEYRGAKGLFFARLGNGYTADVSKRKFAVINADDPAAAYFISVTAAEVITYGMEENADVRASQISITSQGTSFHVDTFRGGTDIRLRMVGKFNVYNAMAAIAAALVEGIPLEEIKRSLETVPGVDGRVEAVDEGQSFAVIVDYAHTPDGLENVLRTVKEFAEGRVICVFGCGGDRDRTKRPLMGKIAAKYSDIVFVTSDNPRTEDPDLILKDIEQGLIEDAIQPDRYTMIVDRRQAIHEAIEMASTADVVLIAGKGHETYQIIGTTKTDFDDRIIAKEAIRGKSN